TGTTACAGGGACAAAAAATGATCAGACAGACGACGACGTCCTTAGCAGCAAATAAATGAACGAACAGGGTTAATAAGACATCGCACACAGcactaaaaaaataattgtcttTCATAGTCATTAAAATTCTACCCATACCTATGTTAACCAGGTCAATAAGAACCTTGCCATCCATTGAGGAGGAAATGGCGGTTTTCGTTTACCATGTACTTTGCTCTGAAAGTGCtgtggttttgttttttaaagcgAACTGggattttcatttgataatccCATTCTTTAGTATCGGTTACATTTTAATGAATGTtctgacaaaatatatttctttcagTCTAAGTGTGAATGAAGCATCAAGATAAATAATATTAACGTTTCGTTTGAAATATGTACTCTTCCCTTCCTCAAAGTTCTAAATAGTGATTGATTtcgttcttaagaagaagaaaaaaaactcgaTAATTTGCTGAGGAGAAAAGTAGGgtgaagtttttttaaaattatttttataccattaacattttttattctcttcATACCACCCATACATAGCTTCTCAATTTCTAAACGATAAATTGGGGCTAGCTGTCGCTAATGAGTCCTGCTTACAAAAGATGGGCTTTTTATTTATCGACAACTTATACTTATTATTTGGCATTAAGACAGTACAATTATCCTATTTCTGCAGATTCTAAATGACAGCAAACCCAAGTACGTATCCATGGACTGGACAGCTGCTATAACGGACGAGAATCAACTCAAAAATCAGTCGTCTGCTGTCCTTGCCGGTAAGTTCCGGACATTCCCGCCATGATTTACGGCTGCGAACTATAGAGCGCTAATGGAGCTTATAATGccatcattttatatttgtttttaatttcagtgGATCAATTTAGACCATACTTGAATACGTACGTGCCCGGAACAAACGATTACATCAATGCAGTGATCATTCCAGTGAGTCCAAACGCTTCCCTTGCCTCGACCTTTTAACCCGATAATAATCAATGAAAGCGAATTAATATCTGTGTCCCTACAAGTATTCAAAAGCAGATTTATATGATAATTACTACCATAAAGGTTTGAAGGTTACAGTCAAATAGTCGAGCTCAGGGAGATGCTTTTAATGCCAAGAATCCAAACTTATTAAGTGTCTACATGAGTACTCCTCTGAGTTTTGGAATGTCATTATCCATCCAGTTTCGAGTGTTATTTGTGTATGTAAGATGAAGCAAATACGATCAAACACAATACAAATAAGATGCAATAATCGCACATAACTTGTACACATAAATAACCGAAGAGCTTGACTTGATTTCAGTCTCTGAAACCTGACATGGATTACGTCATCACACAGAGCCCTCTACCGGCCACAATTGTTGACCTCTGGCGTCTTGTTTATGACCATGACATTGACGTCATTGTGTCACTTAACTCACCTGTTGACGAGAAAGAGGTAGAGTACAGTCAAGAGATAGACAAACCAATCGTGTCCCTTCGTATTGCAGTTAAAAAGTATATCATAAGAACACAAACCCTCTCCTCTCCATCCCCATATAATCATAATTTatcaattcatattttaataatattaaattaatgGGTTATGATTTGTATATGATCAATTGAATGATAATGGAAGTCGTGATATGTAACTTGTATTCAACGTACTGCCActttatagaataaaatgttGTAATTCGAAATAAACATTGCATGTTAGGGTACAACAATGTTTGGTCTTAATCAGGTTACGTCCCGAAAACATAAAATCTAACAAACATTTCaagaattatttcaaaaagttttcaaatccTAGAAATCGGCGACCTGGTGGCCGAGTGACGGCGACACGGCGTGCTACGGCCCTCTCTACGTCAGGACGGCGTCCACAGAGCAACAGAACCAGGGCTGTTTGTCCAGGTTTATACAGATATTCAAAAAGGTAAGCTCATCTCAAAATCACAATCCCTCTTTTTtgttcctctctctctctctctctctctctctctctctctctctctctctctctctctctctgttgtttCCATCGCCCCGTTATCATTATGATGGATACAAAGCAACTCCCAAAGCACCCGTATCAAATATTGATGAGTGAATGATGTCACAAGATTTTCCAATGACCTATTGGTTAATCTgtttaatcattaataaaatggtATTAGGATATCTCTATATCATTCAATAGCTTGTGTATACGTAGTAATTACTATGCTTGCAAGTCAAGCTTCCACTGACAAaagtaccccccccccatttattttacagaattaTCTGAATTATCTGAAAAACATGAACTCTGTTATTCCTAAAACACTTTTATCATTGAGAGAGGAAGGAATTTTAAATATTCTGATTAtcagaataaaataatttttatctcgAAAACTGAATCCTTTTCAAACGAGAAGGGATATTTCTATCTAGGGATGTTGcataaaatatgtattcatCTCGGTGAGCAGACGTTGTGGTTGGAGAGAAATTGATAAGTGGAGGTTAGGGCAGGATCAAAAAGTCAACGTCTTACAAAAACTGAATTCAAATAGTTTTCTTGTAGACCCTTCTGAAAACTTAATATTTTAGTTGAATTATCAGGTACTATAAATAGTctgtatttctttcatttaatggcattttttttttaattgccaaTAATATAAAGACCTGTGTGAATTGTGCACGATTTTATGTAacaccctctctctctctctctctctctctctctctcttaaaaaattgttttattacactTAAGGGGTCGGGTGAAACACGAGGACTGACATCTTTCCACTTAAGCGGTTGGCCGGAGGAGCGGGAAACTCCAAAAACTTTCCAGACGACACTGTCAGTCATCCGGGAAGTTCAGCAGACGATAACATCCACCAGTCGTATCCTGGTCATGTGCAAGTAAGTGTCGTCTGCCGACTCATTCCTCCCGGTTTTacgaatttgatttttaaacctTAGTTTTCACCAAAATATGTAACTGTAGCTTTGTAAATCGAAAAATCATCCATAATTTATGACAGATGGGATGACAAACAATTTGAGACCGAAATGTTGCAGACATCAAAGCAAACAGTACTAGTGTTCaataacaaattgaaaaattggggaaaaatacGACACTTTTATTTTGGTATTGACTTAGCATGGAGTACTATCTGTGATGATACTATGATAAACTTCTATATAAAAGTACGATATCAGTGTTTTGGGATCCGAGTATTCGATGAGGTAAATACACTGACGTCAAAATTAAGGGATAATGTGCTTACCGGGAGCAAACACAACCAACATGATATATAACTATTTTCAATAAAAGACAATTTGgtcacaatattgaattaaatggAGCATCTCGATTGATTTCTTACTGTCAATTTAATTTcgtacaattaatttttaggaaTGGTGCCAAGTGTAGCGGTTTGTATTGCGCGCTCAGTCTTATCCTAGATCGGATCAAATTGGAGGATCAAGTTGACGTATTCCATACCGTCCGAAAACTTCAAATCCGCCGTCCACAATTTATACAAAGCATAGTAAGTTAATAACCCCCTACCCAAACTACATGAATTTATTCTTTTCAGGAAACTCATTAAAGCACGtaacatttgcatttttaataatttcaggaacAATATAGCTGGCTATATGATGCCGTGGCGGAACATTTAAATACAGCGGTATACGGAAACCTGTGATTAATGGGTCCAACCTGCTGTCAGTATCTTCAATTATCTACACTTTTCGATCGGCCATTGAGAACTGTAGATTTTTTGTTGCATCTCAGCTGCTGAATCTATTACCTGTAGTGTCGACCAAGTTACATAATCGAACTTCAATGCCCGTCATGATTACCTGATAGCGAAATGACAATCTGTTGCTCAGCAAATAAATTACGTCCGTGacttttttccacaaaaaaaaaacattgacaaaGTACATCTAGGTGCGCCTCAATGATTGAAAGGTTGTGGTATTCCTACCTACAAATTGTCAACGCCAATAGTATTTATatgatgatttattttatttactttatttaacattttcttgtatttttttattaataaaattatttttacatctcCCATTTGAGAGCATTGTCCATCTTGAACACAGTAAGTGGTTAAATCACATTCACAAACATCCAAATCTCAGCTACTGTCGCCTGAGTTTGTTTGTAGCGAACGATTTATCAATCGCGTCTGGTCTGGCCGAAATTTCTGTACAACGGCGAAAAACAGGAAAGTATTTGGTCAGAATCAATCCATCTAAGAAAGGGTTTCTCCTATGGATTTACTGAGGAATGGTTCACCTGCCCCGTTGTGGTAAGATTGTTGGCTCAACTCACCCTGCCTCACCCGCGATATCTCCTCAATATCTCCTACACCCGGCACTTTGGAGCTTATTTGCTTTCTTTGAAAGCACAGGTGAACTTTTATGAACTGAATTATTCTGGTCAATAGAGTTTTACGAAACAAAATATACACCCAAGGGtccatgatttgattgaatGAAGCCATTCGAATGAATATCAAATCTCGAATAACGTCTTTCTCTTTGAGGCCTGTCTGTATAAGAAAGACTCGAAtctgaaaagaaaataaacaacaaaattaaaaacaacgcTTTAAGAAGTTATTTCATACGTTTCTTTCTTTAACTTATGTAATTTTCGTGGGTTTTTATTTTTGCGTCCTACTTGTCTTCAGTATTAATGATAATCTGTTTGAATTGAGGGACCGACAATAATCGAACTTTCATATTACATATCTTATATTTATCTCACCTCGGAAATTGCcgtaagagggctggatggatGGTCATGGCTATTTTAAgaccacattttgtacataCTAGTATCAATCTCATTTAGACGTAGGGCTTTgataaaattctaattttaaacctaaaattggatattttctttacttatttTAGTTTATAGCTTCAAAAATTGGTGTAATGCTTTAATGTATAATTGTAATTTGTCGAGCATCCAACCTCCttagtatataatatataaaatacaaaattataattgCTTATAGATTCGTTGTTTCTTTTTCCGCGTTTGAAAATAATGGAAGAAAAACTACTTAAATCATTACaaataaatgtgtaatttaAGTGAGAGGTGGAATGAGgaagtttaaaattcatttctatgGATTCACGCAAATGACATACTCCCgtatatattgataaaagaCATTGtgttacattacatttttttaaatttgaagtaAAAATCATTTAGGGAGGGGATGGGGTAATGGACCTGAGCATGCAAAGATGTTTATCCGATACTCTCTATAGACTTGAAAAGCTTGAACAATGGGATACATAAATTTCTCACCATGAGTGGCGCCCAGCACACACTGACTATGGTCAAAATTCCGATTAAAAACACCACCATCTGAATCTCGCAGGCCTTACGGTGAAGAGACAAGACAGTCCGGAGGACCACAAAGTTGAGAATGATAATCACAGTGAGCGCACTAAGTCCTAACACACTGTACATGTAGGCGAATAATTTCACCCGGAAGGTGGCCCCGTAATAATCGAAAAAACACCAGGTCCCCGGGAAATGGTGGACGTTGTCCCCTACCCCGATGAGAGGGAGACAGGCCATCACTAGGGCTGCGGTTAGCAATATTGGGAACACGTATTTCACCCGGGCCGGGTTCACATGGGCGCTGTAAAAATAAGGTTTATTTAGAGCAAGATACCGGTCCATGGCCATTGCGGCCAGAATGAATATGGTTGCCAGTCCTGCAAATATCATCATAAAAGAAGCATAGTTGCATAGCGGCCGTCCGCCCTGCCACTTTAGTCCATTGGCATACACTAACAGAATGACGGGCGAGGTAGCGCACGTCCCCAATAGATCGGTGATGGCCAGAGCTCCAACTAGGCGGTAAAACACGGATTGTTTCTGCTGTTTGCGGGAACTGTACAGCACCACCAGGGCCAGACTGTTCCCCAGGACCCCCGCCGCGAACATGACGGAGGGGACGGCCATGGAGACTATCCTACTGACGGACACATTGCTCCGTGGCTCCAGGAATTCCGTCTGGTTCATCTTGAGgtgatgtttttatttgacacggctaATCGGTTGATATCTTTGCCACCATCTACAAAAACAGCACAGGAAATGTTATACTTGTGTAGCTCTATATATAGCTCCTATCAAGGTTTTTCATAAGTCAAAGGATATCCTGATTTTAGCAGTCGGCTATTGGGTCTTTCCTGTGTCCGAACTTtcattgtttgttgttttttcgcGTCCTGGTTTTATAACCGATATGCTTTCGAGGACATATCCACCCCTTCTAACACCTGGTCTATTGTGTTCCCTGCTTTAAAGATTTAgtagttcttttttttattcccTTAATCAGGTCCCGAGAGAATTATGAgattaataaacaacaaaatattctacgcATAATTGTTGCAATGTTAACTATAATATCTGGCAATGTCAATTAACCACTTTTGAGGCTCTACACTTAGTTTACATAACATCTATGTAATTTTTGAGACGTTATAAGGCAAAGAAAGCTGTCAGACACCCCCGGCTTATCTTTtgttgtttacttaaaaaacaaataggCATGCTGTTTGAACCTGCTCGAATACTGCTTTCATGTAGAATGATCTGCTATATTTCCTTGCTTAAATTGTTTCAATCGTATGAAGAATATAACTAATTACTGTTTCTCTCTTGTGTTTTCTATTCTCTATTCATCTTAGTTAAGTATacgattgaaaaagaaatttgagGTAACCTAGGACGATTCGTTTTCCCCAAATTATATTAGAATCAACCAAAACTTAGAAGTTTTGATCGATGAAATTCATTGCACTTAACAAGAAAATCATTGatatccatttaaaaaaaatgaaatccatCTACTTTGTCTGTCCGCTTGACCTATTTGGATAAATAGGTTTTCTTGATAACAGTCGAACAACATTTTAGCATGGTCATAtttggtttttaattattttgaacagTATACCCCTAGAAGAGGAGGAAGATGGAGGAACATAGCAGTAGCTCATTAATATCGTATGCGTAATACAAACTTTGCTTGCTCTAacgcgattttttttttattggggggtTTTGCACTAGGTTCCTTTGGACAGGATTTAATCTGCTCTTACTGAAGTTTGACCACCTAAGTTTTCAAAAAACCTTAACGTGGTAGAGAGAGGGGGaaatttgctttatattttggtTATATTGGGTTATTTTTCAACATATGGTCTATTCTGTTAATTTGATTTACCTTCAAACTAATTGATGTGAAAAATACACTCTCTTTCAAAAATCTTTGAATGCCTCGTCGGTCATTTTTACTACGTATACAGAAATCGAAAAATTATGGAAGTTTGAATGAATTCAACCCttttatatgtattatcaaTCTAGAAGTCAccgtgagagagagagagagagagagagagagagagagagagagagagagagagagagttaccTTGAAGGATTAAATTGAGCTAGTTCCTTTTCTGTCATTATTCTTGACTGCCACTGTACAACGATGTCGTACGTATAGATTTATTTTATCAGGAGTCCAGGCGATCGACCTCACTACACCCCGTGGTCCCCGCTGTACAGAGAGCGGATTTAGAGCTGGAACAATATTGTATCTACAGCCACTGAACCATAACCTCACAGCGTCTCCCCGGACTGACTTCCACGTGAGGCAAATTACACAGCGCGGATTCGTTGTTTACAAATCATGCAAAATCTCACCGGTACACACATATTTAATCGACTTAAAGAGCTTTGATTTGTGACTTGTCGTTTATTTTCgctttaattaattacatggATATGATTAATTTCCATACCCACGCAAAATGAGGTTTTCCTTGATGTATTACTTTAGTATTTATAATCATCATACCGTGTAACAGAGGGGAGTACAGGTAGTCTATTACTGTAGCACTGTATCCCAGCAAGGTGATAAAACAATTGAAATTCTTGTTTGTTGTACTActataaatgtatttgtttgtaACATAAATCGAATTCTTACTtagtttttgttatatatgtactCATGGCATTTGAGTGATATTGGCTATTTGATTACTTTTGACATCATTGTTTTGATAAGATTAACTCTGCCATTGCTAACTCAAATTAATTAGATCACTTATAGCTTACCCGGTATTTCGCATGAGCTAAAAATATTGTACATTGGTTAAATTGGGTTTAAGATCACACGTGTTCGGGAAACGGTTGAGATACTTTCGTTAATGTCAGTTAAGATAGATGTAAATACACATGCACACGCCCGGATgtacgcaaaaaaaaaaaacaaccaaaaaaaacaaaaaaccaattagcatatttgaaagaaaatccTTGATTTAAGAAGTAGAAACAAACTCAATTCGGGTGAATTCTCTTTTCATGGCATAGTTCTATGTTCTTTAAATGTCTCATGCAAAACTTAGAGAAAACTTAAAAGTTAGCAAGAAGATAGTGCAGCACATGTTTCACTGTAAGAGGAAATCATTTCATATTACTTGTAAAATACTAAATGCGCTATATCTGTACGAGcatacataataaataaattggaGGTTTGTACGTTTGGACGTTTAGCGTTTGAAAGCGTTATATGACGCAAAAATAACGCGAGTGTACTTGCAAACGTCTaccaaaaattgttaaaattcaaGAGAGTAGGGTTAGGTTTCTCATGCTAAGTTTGGGTATTACTTGTCATCCAGCTATATATGAAATGTCTTCATTATTCAGAACTTCCCATTCTGTTTTGGGGCCCTTAGCATATGACGAGCAATGAggcaaatattacaaaaattttgaaattcgtGGGTCAGCACGTGGTGCGAGGACTAGATTGGGGTGTAATTAAATTCGTATGTATGCACAAAACCGAGTTTAGACTAATGACAAgcaattttctttatatttaacaGATAAAGGGGAAGGGGGTCATCCCTACAGTAATGACATGAATgtgatttgatatatttaaaaaaaaggcccaaaccatatacatgtattgtgaacGATTCTTGCCGTTCATGGCAGGACACATTGTTAAGTCGGGAAAACACATATTGGGTCATCCCCTCCCCTCGCATTCTAAAATCagtcaaattatattttaataaaaacagtCGCTGCTATCTCAAAAGAGCCTTCTTAAATAAActgtatgtatacatacatacatacatacatacataaaGTTTTTATCTGTTTGGATGAACATGTACATCAAGATAGTGTATGAGTTTTACGTGCTCAATCCTCCTCCCTTCAGTTTACATACATCTTGATAACTcgatcattttcaaaattgatttatgaagttgtaaattttaattaaattcagtttataattcataatcaatttcataaccttgaaatcttttaatttttcgtcttttaaatctatttttttttacattcaagaattattcatgaaaaattatatttaaacaattcgAAATCTCAATCTATGAGGGATCATGATGCGTGATGAATTATGTACACATTTATGTAGCTATCAATTGATACTTTTCCAGGaacataaaatacattaatCCATTGATTTTTTCCAGCATTTGTCAACATTTCATTAGCGTGTTTGTTACCTGATTCGGATCTTTATCATTAGTATGGTTGAATTTGATCTTTTTGCTCAGGGTGATAAGGAAACTGAGCTCCTTGCAGACGAAACTCCACAAATGCCGGGGAAAGAGCGAAGGTAAACGTTCGGGAAAAAACTGAGGAAAAATATTCTCCGATGaaaatcattaaacaaaaaaaaagagaatgaaAGATTTTGGAGAACATTGATAAATGCCGTCAGGACATTTGATTGTTTTcctgtataaatgtatataaatgctTTCATGTCTAAAGAACCTTCTATTATAAAACACCTACAAATATATACAGAACACGAATTTCATGGACACAATtctcatttgatttttttaataatttgagaATTTGAGACATGCCGTGTATTCTATAAGGG
This portion of the Magallana gigas chromosome 7, xbMagGiga1.1, whole genome shotgun sequence genome encodes:
- the LOC105338783 gene encoding prostaglandin E2 receptor EP4 subtype, which codes for MNQTEFLEPRSNVSVSRIVSMAVPSVMFAAGVLGNSLALVVLYSSRKQQKQSVFYRLVGALAITDLLGTCATSPVILLVYANGLKWQGGRPLCNYASFMMIFAGLATIFILAAMAMDRYLALNKPYFYSAHVNPARVKYVFPILLTAALVMACLPLIGVGDNVHHFPGTWCFFDYYGATFRVKLFAYMYSVLGLSALTVIIILNFVVLRTVLSLHRKACEIQMVVFLIGILTIVSVCWAPLMIRVFLIQTGLKEKDVIRDLIFIRMASFNQIMDPWVYILFRKTLLTRIIQFIKVHLCFQRKQISSKVPGVGDIEEISRVRQGELSQQSYHNGAGEPFLSKSIGETLS